One genomic region from Metallosphaera tengchongensis encodes:
- a CDS encoding Lrp/AsnC family transcriptional regulator, with protein sequence MVTAIVLINTDPGGEEEVYNKLKSMNEISETYIVYGVYDIVAKLDSPDMDSLRNFISNNIRKLPKVRSTLTMIIMEGKVQKK encoded by the coding sequence TTGGTAACCGCGATCGTACTCATAAATACAGATCCTGGAGGAGAGGAAGAGGTGTATAATAAGTTGAAAAGTATGAACGAGATATCAGAGACGTACATAGTATACGGAGTTTATGATATTGTAGCTAAGCTAGATTCACCAGACATGGATAGTTTGAGGAACTTTATTAGTAATAATATCAGAAAGTTGCCTAAGGTTAGATCAACCCTTACTATGATTATTATGGAAGGCAAGGTTCAAAAGAAATAG
- a CDS encoding CBS domain-containing protein encodes MREMAGLTQYELARRVGVSQSLIAKIESGKIDPKLSIIKKILDELVPLVEVNDSAVNIMHRPVICVKTSETIRNIVTMMEEHNISQIPVVNSHDKLVGMIYDFILMRKLALPSSKGFRASDVMAPLPPLVSPSTPISQIMKLLTKHSVTLVVEGDLIPVGIITRSDLIGYLSRK; translated from the coding sequence ATGAGGGAGATGGCTGGTCTAACTCAGTACGAGTTAGCTAGGAGAGTAGGAGTGTCTCAGTCGCTTATTGCAAAAATAGAGTCAGGAAAGATAGACCCAAAGCTATCCATTATAAAGAAGATTTTAGATGAACTTGTTCCGTTAGTAGAAGTTAACGACTCGGCTGTGAATATTATGCATAGACCAGTGATTTGCGTAAAGACCAGCGAAACTATAAGAAACATAGTAACCATGATGGAAGAGCATAACATATCTCAAATACCTGTAGTGAACTCCCATGACAAACTAGTGGGGATGATTTACGATTTCATACTCATGAGAAAACTAGCCCTTCCTTCGTCCAAGGGATTTAGGGCATCAGACGTTATGGCCCCACTCCCTCCACTTGTCAGTCCTTCAACACCCATAAGTCAGATAATGAAGCTCCTCACTAAACATTCAGTAACCTTGGTGGTTGAGGGAGATTTAATTCCGGTAGGAATCATAACCAGAAGCGATTTAATAGGGTACTTATCAAGAAAGTAG
- a CDS encoding preprotein translocase subunit Sec61beta encodes MPSSKKKKENVPMMSMAGLIRYYEEEHEKYKVDPIYVIIGSVILVAVIVAVTKIIPP; translated from the coding sequence ATGCCCTCCAGTAAGAAGAAGAAAGAAAACGTGCCTATGATGTCAATGGCCGGTTTAATAAGGTACTATGAAGAGGAACACGAGAAGTACAAAGTTGACCCTATCTATGTAATAATAGGTAGCGTGATCCTGGTAGCAGTGATCGTGGCTGTAACTAAAATAATTCCACCTTAG
- a CDS encoding geranylgeranylglyceryl/heptaprenylglyceryl phosphate synthase — MKTKGKVANYLQKLIEDGHPIHFSLIDPEKVTDIDLLDRVTSRLYKAGTSAFLIGGTLGVSKEKMDATLTVLRNYDIPKIIFPSNINLITEKADALLFMSLLNSDDLYYVIGAQVSASLIVKLAKLEAIPTGYLIVGHGGTAAHIGRARVIPYDNPELALAYALAAEYMGMEYLYLEAGSGAPETVRPDMIRIVSSSSGINLIVGGGIRSPERATELVKAGAKAIVTGNIIESDSERAIKIIESIQKVNVS, encoded by the coding sequence ATGAAGACGAAGGGAAAGGTAGCGAACTATCTTCAGAAACTAATTGAGGATGGTCATCCAATTCATTTTTCTTTAATTGACCCTGAGAAAGTCACAGACATAGATCTACTGGATAGGGTAACTTCTAGACTGTATAAAGCAGGAACTTCAGCTTTTCTCATAGGAGGAACGCTAGGTGTCTCTAAGGAGAAAATGGACGCAACCTTAACCGTTCTTAGAAACTACGATATACCGAAGATAATTTTCCCAAGTAACATTAACCTAATAACTGAGAAAGCTGATGCCCTACTCTTCATGTCACTCCTCAATTCAGATGATTTATATTACGTAATAGGCGCTCAAGTTTCTGCATCCTTAATAGTCAAACTAGCCAAATTGGAGGCCATTCCAACAGGTTACCTGATTGTTGGGCACGGTGGAACTGCTGCCCATATAGGAAGAGCCAGAGTAATACCATATGACAATCCGGAGTTGGCCCTAGCCTACGCCTTAGCAGCAGAGTACATGGGAATGGAGTATCTATACCTAGAGGCAGGTTCTGGAGCTCCGGAGACAGTTAGGCCAGACATGATTAGGATTGTATCGAGCTCTTCTGGGATAAATCTAATAGTTGGAGGAGGAATAAGATCCCCTGAAAGGGCTACTGAACTAGTCAAAGCTGGTGCTAAGGCCATAGTAACTGGAAATATAATTGAAAGCGATAGCGAAAGAGCAATAAAAATAATAGAGTCGATACAGAAAGTTAATGTGAGTTAG
- a CDS encoding transcription elongation factor has protein sequence MGGKRKKRTKIVRAKPKLPKTFECPRCGKISITVEFEDKDSRSKMAEIRCGSCGLKTELEIPSIYDEANAYGRFIDLYLEGKLEIKEDGEHIVNEGNEDEGKGSELSSETN, from the coding sequence GTGGGAGGTAAAAGAAAAAAGAGAACTAAAATAGTAAGAGCGAAACCTAAGCTTCCCAAGACCTTTGAATGTCCTAGGTGTGGTAAGATATCGATTACAGTGGAGTTCGAGGATAAGGACTCCAGGTCTAAAATGGCTGAGATAAGATGCGGTTCTTGTGGTCTGAAAACCGAATTAGAAATACCTTCTATTTATGACGAAGCCAACGCTTATGGTAGATTCATTGACCTCTATCTAGAGGGAAAGTTGGAAATAAAAGAGGATGGAGAGCATATAGTGAATGAAGGCAATGAAGACGAAGGGAAAGGTAGCGAACTATCTTCAGAAACTAATTGA
- a CDS encoding metal-binding protein, with product MAVKEGRIVHLRNTDNGSSVFIFLSKESGFHKDHIVGERSCDCEYFLFSTIYKEKDVCVHIKTFIIASRREDFVKLYVSDLDFKEILTEIFAYGKSLKLRKLLSLRE from the coding sequence ATGGCAGTTAAGGAGGGTAGGATAGTCCACCTGAGAAATACAGATAATGGTTCTTCAGTTTTCATTTTTTTATCTAAAGAATCAGGTTTCCATAAGGACCACATCGTCGGGGAGAGAAGTTGCGATTGCGAGTATTTCCTATTCTCTACCATATACAAAGAAAAGGACGTCTGCGTACACATTAAAACCTTCATTATTGCCTCTAGACGAGAGGATTTTGTGAAGCTCTATGTTAGCGACCTGGACTTTAAGGAGATATTGACCGAGATATTTGCATACGGGAAATCCTTAAAACTAAGAAAACTACTCTCTCTTCGTGAGTGA
- the rpiA gene encoding ribose 5-phosphate isomerase A, producing MYDPKEVVAKYALSLIEDRKVIGLGTGKTVRKLIELLAKEGYLEHRSFITSSVDTDLQVSKISPTSVISPFSGVIPEIYIDSFDFLIEGEKGKILIKGGGGALLREKVLSFFSKYRVFIGETSKMFSGIAVNVPVEIVPAAFSLVRDRLSFLGFRPTPRESNGKIGPLVTDNGNVIIDIYLPTDDLCDKEKELRGIPGIVETGIFCENLYDTIVVGDEEGRIQVFQRGRDGS from the coding sequence ATGTATGATCCCAAGGAGGTTGTAGCTAAATACGCCCTATCCTTAATTGAAGATAGGAAAGTAATAGGTTTGGGAACCGGTAAGACTGTTCGTAAATTAATAGAGCTCTTAGCTAAGGAGGGATATTTAGAACACAGATCTTTCATAACAAGTTCGGTCGATACTGATCTCCAAGTCTCTAAAATATCCCCTACGTCGGTTATTTCACCCTTCTCCGGAGTAATTCCAGAAATATACATTGATAGTTTTGATTTTTTAATTGAGGGAGAAAAGGGTAAGATCCTTATAAAGGGTGGTGGCGGTGCCCTATTAAGAGAAAAGGTTCTATCATTTTTTTCTAAATATAGAGTATTTATAGGAGAAACTAGTAAAATGTTTTCAGGAATCGCTGTTAACGTCCCTGTGGAGATAGTACCTGCGGCTTTCTCGCTAGTTAGAGATAGGCTCTCCTTCTTAGGTTTTAGACCAACTCCCAGAGAGTCAAATGGAAAGATCGGACCCTTAGTTACAGACAACGGAAATGTGATAATCGATATCTATCTGCCCACAGATGATTTGTGCGATAAGGAGAAAGAATTGAGAGGTATACCGGGCATTGTAGAAACAGGTATATTCTGTGAAAATTTATATGATACGATAGTTGTTGGTGACGAAGAGGGAAGAATCCAGGTATTCCAAAGAGGCAGAGATGGCAGTTAA
- a CDS encoding RecB-family nuclease, which produces MVAIHNVTSAQRLVDFAKLTFGFNIDRLVITKIGGTAAQAGIPDVGRIAVKLGKSIMVLPDLKDAIELLSPRKVYLMSPLAEREIDYVDYKDNSLIVFSGIENGFTKIEQSLGEYVNIKGMKGDPGPIAYAGAVLYCTLALQK; this is translated from the coding sequence ATGGTAGCAATACATAATGTAACCAGTGCTCAGAGATTAGTGGATTTCGCAAAATTGACTTTTGGGTTTAACATAGATAGGCTAGTAATAACCAAAATAGGAGGGACAGCTGCGCAGGCAGGAATACCTGATGTAGGAAGAATTGCTGTGAAATTAGGTAAGTCAATCATGGTTTTACCAGACCTAAAGGACGCAATAGAACTACTTAGTCCAAGGAAAGTTTATCTGATGTCTCCCTTAGCCGAAAGAGAGATCGATTATGTAGATTACAAGGATAATTCCTTGATAGTATTCTCTGGAATTGAGAATGGGTTTACGAAGATAGAACAGTCTTTAGGAGAGTACGTAAATATAAAAGGTATGAAAGGTGATCCAGGTCCCATAGCTTATGCGGGGGCTGTACTTTACTGCACTTTAGCTCTGCAAAAATAA
- a CDS encoding DNA cytosine methyltransferase, protein MGTPKVVDLFSGAGGFGRGFRDAGFQVSLSVEINHAAARTYSANFPDSTVLEEDVRDITGRDLVRELGREPDVLIGSPPCEPFTGANPLRLDNPLDRLYLDERGSLTLEFIRLVGELRPKVFVMENVPSIVETKELREALVHEFRKVGYEPFFNFMRAEDYGNPSKRARIFISNVKIEIPFRQRKSVWDAIGDLESRHDVPNHEITEVNERKIKEMANLSYGDYMTMFRGHKKDIPLHIRLDPFDISPTVLGNSRFVHPFHSRYLTVREQARLMSYPDDHIFYGSKEEQYNQVGEAVPVVLSRGIASTIMVQVFGINGSNT, encoded by the coding sequence TTGGGAACCCCGAAAGTAGTTGACCTATTTTCTGGAGCAGGAGGGTTTGGAAGAGGATTTAGAGACGCTGGGTTTCAAGTAAGTTTATCTGTGGAGATTAATCATGCTGCAGCTAGGACATACTCAGCAAATTTTCCTGATTCTACTGTATTGGAGGAGGACGTTAGGGATATCACGGGTAGGGATCTAGTTAGAGAGTTGGGGAGAGAGCCAGACGTCCTCATTGGTAGCCCACCGTGCGAACCCTTTACCGGAGCCAATCCGCTTAGATTGGACAACCCGTTAGATAGGTTGTACCTGGATGAAAGGGGATCGCTGACTCTCGAATTCATTAGATTGGTAGGAGAGCTTAGACCTAAGGTCTTCGTTATGGAAAACGTACCCTCTATCGTAGAAACTAAAGAGTTGAGAGAAGCCCTTGTTCATGAATTTAGGAAAGTAGGGTATGAGCCATTTTTTAATTTTATGAGGGCAGAGGATTACGGTAACCCTTCCAAGAGGGCTAGAATCTTTATTTCGAATGTTAAAATCGAGATCCCCTTTAGGCAAAGGAAGAGTGTATGGGACGCTATAGGAGACCTAGAGTCAAGACACGACGTTCCAAATCACGAAATAACGGAGGTAAATGAAAGAAAAATCAAGGAAATGGCAAATCTTTCTTACGGGGATTACATGACAATGTTCAGAGGGCATAAAAAAGACATACCGCTTCACATTAGGTTAGACCCATTCGATATTTCGCCCACTGTATTGGGCAATTCTAGGTTTGTACATCCCTTCCATTCCAGATATCTTACGGTAAGGGAACAAGCTAGGCTTATGTCTTACCCGGACGATCATATATTTTATGGAAGCAAGGAAGAGCAGTACAATCAAGTGGGCGAGGCTGTACCAGTAGTCTTATCAAGAGGAATAGCCTCAACTATAATGGTGCAGGTATTTGGGATTAATGGTAGCAATACATAA
- a CDS encoding transcription factor: MKSIAKDLLGDDVLDVFSFLLDNRSELTDEDMANKLNIKVNEVRKKLYLLAEHGLVSYRRTRDKETGWYVYYWKANVDQINELLLSRKREILNKLRARLEYESTNEFYICPEDKSKYTFEEAFENEFKCPKCGVQLTYYDSAKMKEFLESKIREIEEEIERETKIGNPESS; the protein is encoded by the coding sequence ATGAAAAGTATAGCAAAAGATCTTCTAGGAGACGACGTGCTAGATGTGTTCTCATTTCTTTTAGACAACAGATCAGAACTTACGGATGAGGATATGGCTAACAAACTTAACATTAAAGTTAACGAGGTCAGGAAAAAATTATACTTACTAGCTGAGCATGGACTTGTAAGCTACAGGAGAACTAGAGACAAAGAAACCGGCTGGTATGTCTACTACTGGAAAGCCAATGTGGATCAGATAAACGAGTTACTTCTCTCTAGAAAGAGAGAGATCTTAAACAAGCTTAGGGCCAGGCTAGAATACGAAAGCACGAATGAGTTCTATATTTGCCCTGAGGATAAGAGCAAATACACGTTTGAGGAGGCGTTCGAGAATGAGTTCAAGTGTCCTAAATGCGGAGTTCAGTTGACGTATTATGACTCTGCTAAAATGAAGGAATTCCTAGAATCCAAAATAAGAGAGATAGAAGAGGAAATCGAAAGGGAGACTAAGATTGGGAACCCCGAAAGTAGTTGA
- a CDS encoding tRNA methyltransferase, which translates to MKNIYVLRLGHRPERDKRVTTHVALVARAFGARGVFIEGEDNRLTENIKKVLEEWGGGSYFKVEMISDPKKIVNLWKRKGGKVVHLTMYGVNLPDMIDRIEHEDNLLIIVGAQKVEGWYYHHADYNIAVSNQPHSEIASLAIILDRIYKGEELNIMFEDNKISVIPMERGKKVIRRDG; encoded by the coding sequence TTGAAGAATATTTACGTCCTGAGATTAGGACATAGGCCTGAAAGAGATAAAAGAGTTACAACCCATGTAGCGTTAGTTGCTAGAGCCTTTGGAGCCAGAGGAGTATTCATAGAAGGGGAAGATAACAGGCTAACCGAAAACATAAAGAAAGTGCTTGAGGAGTGGGGTGGTGGTAGTTACTTTAAAGTAGAAATGATAAGTGATCCTAAAAAAATTGTTAATTTATGGAAGAGAAAGGGTGGAAAGGTCGTTCACCTGACAATGTATGGGGTAAACTTACCGGACATGATAGATAGGATTGAACATGAAGATAACTTGTTAATAATAGTTGGAGCACAAAAGGTAGAGGGATGGTACTATCACCACGCAGATTATAACATTGCCGTATCTAATCAACCACATTCGGAGATCGCATCTCTTGCAATAATTCTAGATAGAATATATAAGGGCGAAGAACTAAATATAATGTTTGAAGACAACAAAATATCTGTTATACCAATGGAGAGAGGTAAGAAGGTGATTAGACGTGACGGTTGA
- the hflX gene encoding GTPase HflX, producing the protein MEFIDEAKSLAETAGYSVETILPLPNRPNRLSYISQDKIQLIKNNNADTIIIFDLLAPRHFINLNKYLEEKKVVDKLFLLLEIFALHAGSKEAKLQIELARLKYELPIIRDIYSNAKKSEQQGPLGAGTYGVESTLKLYTRKISRITRELEHLRKVRESQLVRTRENQIPYIAITGYTNAGKTSIFNALTGLNQATDQSMFTTTTPKRYSIKNNAQKVMLVDTVGFIRGIPPQIIEAFFVTLSEIKYANALLLVMDISLDTTMLIDTARSSFEILRELGVTGKPIIVVGNKADLVRENGKEKLQIVLEISRQYYSPIEDGILVSAKKGLNIESLREKIFALSD; encoded by the coding sequence ATGGAATTCATAGATGAAGCTAAATCTCTAGCCGAAACCGCAGGATACTCTGTAGAAACCATCCTCCCTTTACCCAATAGACCTAATAGACTATCTTATATCTCACAGGATAAAATTCAATTAATAAAAAATAATAATGCTGATACTATTATAATATTCGATCTTCTAGCCCCTAGGCACTTCATTAACCTTAACAAATACCTAGAGGAAAAGAAAGTTGTGGATAAGCTTTTCCTACTTCTAGAAATATTTGCGTTACATGCAGGATCTAAGGAAGCCAAGTTACAGATAGAACTAGCTAGATTGAAATATGAATTACCGATAATAAGAGATATTTATAGTAATGCAAAGAAATCCGAACAACAGGGACCTTTAGGGGCTGGAACTTATGGTGTTGAATCTACCTTAAAACTTTACACGAGGAAAATATCTAGAATTACTAGAGAACTGGAACACCTTAGAAAAGTAAGGGAGTCACAGCTGGTCAGAACCAGGGAGAATCAGATTCCTTACATCGCAATCACTGGTTATACCAACGCTGGAAAGACCTCGATATTTAATGCCCTTACTGGGTTAAATCAGGCAACAGACCAATCAATGTTCACCACAACGACCCCGAAAAGATATTCTATAAAAAATAATGCACAGAAGGTAATGTTGGTGGACACTGTAGGTTTCATTCGAGGAATACCTCCTCAAATTATTGAGGCCTTCTTCGTCACTTTATCCGAGATAAAGTACGCCAACGCTTTACTCCTTGTCATGGATATATCTTTGGATACCACTATGCTCATCGATACCGCGAGATCTTCCTTTGAAATACTGAGAGAGCTTGGGGTTACGGGAAAACCTATTATAGTAGTGGGGAACAAGGCTGATCTGGTCAGGGAGAACGGTAAAGAAAAGCTGCAAATTGTTTTGGAAATCAGTAGGCAATATTACTCGCCCATTGAAGATGGTATCTTAGTATCAGCTAAAAAGGGGCTCAACATAGAGTCACTGAGGGAGAAAATATTCGCCCTATCGGATTGA
- a CDS encoding multiprotein bridging factor aMBF1, whose translation MSPVKKDVENYCEMCGARINGSSYSVKFEGSTITVCRNCYEKIRKHATLVPNQAKQSPHRTKTVKPRIEEVELDVDPSYPNIIREARERLKLTTKGLAERMKVQENVIKRIEQGKLKPTVEEARQLEKILGIKLIVTVTSGKGSTPTNEDQSLTLGDIIKIREGKK comes from the coding sequence ATGAGTCCAGTGAAGAAGGACGTAGAGAATTATTGTGAGATGTGTGGTGCTAGGATAAACGGATCGTCCTATTCCGTAAAATTTGAGGGTAGTACCATTACTGTATGCAGAAATTGTTACGAAAAAATAAGGAAACATGCTACCCTGGTTCCCAATCAAGCTAAGCAATCTCCCCATAGAACTAAAACCGTAAAACCTCGTATCGAAGAAGTAGAACTGGATGTAGACCCCAGTTATCCCAACATAATACGAGAGGCAAGGGAAAGATTAAAGCTAACCACCAAGGGACTCGCAGAAAGGATGAAAGTTCAGGAGAATGTTATTAAAAGAATAGAACAGGGTAAACTTAAACCAACCGTAGAGGAGGCGAGGCAACTGGAAAAAATTCTAGGAATCAAGTTGATAGTAACAGTAACCTCAGGAAAAGGATCAACCCCAACAAACGAGGATCAGTCACTCACGCTCGGAGACATCATAAAAATCAGGGAGGGGAAGAAGTGA
- a CDS encoding proteasome-activating nucleotidase: MSDELDIPRDTSVNDEHTIRILEEKIRAMQIETESLRKELNYYKSEMEKLLSPPLIEAIVLDVLEDGRVIVKSTSGPNLVVNVSDTVDFKSIRTGKYVALNQRGSAIVEVLRDREDPLIKSMEIIEKPNVKYNDIGGLDQQILEVREVVELPLKKPSLFKELGITPPKGILLYGPPGTGKTMLAKAVAAESEATFIHVVASEFAQKFVGEGARVVRDVFELARKKAPSIIFIDEIDAIGAKRVDLGTSGEREVQRTLMQLLAEIDGFQPLDNIKIIGATNRIDILDPALLRPGRFDRLIEIPLPNIQGRKQILRIYLRNMKIDGSVDVDELARITEGFSGADLKNLCTEAGYIAIREGSHFINMTHFKASIDRLRSKKISKDVIDRGEKYV, translated from the coding sequence TTGTCTGATGAGTTGGATATACCAAGAGATACTTCTGTGAACGATGAGCACACCATCAGGATTTTAGAAGAGAAGATAAGGGCGATGCAGATTGAGACGGAGAGTCTTAGGAAGGAATTAAATTATTATAAATCTGAAATGGAAAAATTACTCAGCCCACCTTTAATTGAAGCTATAGTTTTAGACGTTCTGGAAGACGGTAGGGTTATAGTGAAAAGTACTTCTGGCCCAAATCTCGTTGTGAATGTATCAGATACCGTGGATTTTAAGTCAATAAGGACAGGCAAATATGTTGCGCTCAATCAGAGAGGCTCTGCCATTGTGGAAGTATTAAGGGATAGAGAAGATCCTTTGATAAAGTCAATGGAAATAATAGAAAAACCTAACGTGAAGTACAACGATATAGGGGGCTTAGATCAGCAGATCCTAGAAGTTAGGGAAGTCGTTGAACTGCCTCTCAAAAAACCATCTTTATTCAAGGAATTGGGAATAACCCCACCTAAGGGCATACTACTTTACGGACCCCCTGGGACCGGTAAGACTATGTTGGCTAAGGCTGTGGCTGCAGAGAGCGAAGCCACCTTCATTCATGTTGTGGCATCGGAGTTCGCACAAAAGTTCGTTGGCGAGGGTGCTAGAGTTGTCAGGGACGTGTTCGAATTGGCTAGAAAGAAAGCTCCTTCAATTATATTCATAGATGAAATTGATGCAATAGGGGCAAAAAGGGTTGACTTAGGAACAAGTGGTGAGAGGGAAGTCCAAAGAACCTTGATGCAGTTGCTAGCGGAGATAGATGGTTTTCAACCACTTGATAATATAAAGATCATAGGTGCCACAAACAGGATAGACATATTGGATCCTGCCCTGCTCAGACCAGGTAGGTTCGATAGGCTCATAGAGATACCATTACCAAACATACAAGGAAGAAAGCAAATCCTAAGAATATACCTACGAAATATGAAAATTGATGGTTCTGTTGACGTGGATGAGCTGGCAAGAATTACGGAAGGTTTCAGTGGAGCTGACTTAAAGAACCTATGTACTGAAGCGGGATATATTGCCATAAGGGAAGGAAGTCACTTCATAAACATGACCCACTTTAAAGCGTCAATAGATAGGCTCAGATCTAAAAAAATAAGTAAGGATGTTATCGATAGAGGAGAGAAGTATGTATGA
- a CDS encoding PUA domain-containing protein translates to MNRLKQFVTDPEDVGSHFEYLKSIFGYQFGEEVSDCVFRDNQFFKIQRSVNTWRIRNVLYDGELFLVLRPQDGLFSLTLKSASLIKQCAPFPDYRVAVKREVKDVIQNETGNVFAKHVVEVDRSLRSGDEAIIVSEDDELIGVGKMRLSGSEVMEYKRGVAVSVRERWKKRK, encoded by the coding sequence ATGAATAGACTAAAGCAATTTGTGACAGACCCAGAAGACGTAGGTTCTCACTTTGAATATCTGAAAAGCATTTTCGGATATCAATTCGGGGAAGAGGTTTCAGACTGTGTATTTAGGGATAACCAATTTTTCAAGATTCAAAGATCTGTAAACACGTGGAGAATTAGAAATGTGCTTTATGACGGTGAACTTTTTCTAGTTCTTCGACCGCAGGATGGATTATTTTCCTTAACCTTAAAATCCGCCTCTCTTATAAAGCAGTGTGCCCCATTTCCTGACTATAGGGTCGCGGTAAAAAGAGAGGTTAAAGACGTTATACAGAATGAAACTGGCAACGTTTTCGCAAAGCATGTGGTAGAGGTCGATAGGTCACTCCGTAGTGGGGACGAAGCTATTATAGTTAGTGAAGATGACGAGTTAATAGGTGTTGGAAAGATGAGGTTGTCCGGATCGGAGGTAATGGAATATAAAAGGGGGGTTGCAGTATCAGTTAGGGAGAGGTGGAAGAAACGAAAATAG
- a CDS encoding proteasome assembly chaperone family protein, with protein sequence MEETKIVLKEITEEKLKDAMFISGFRTLGEVGYLSIRHLILSRKMKRIGFVITKYLRDVTFLDDYGIATPFELFYDEEFHTVALLNHLLPFQREWSEFSHGIVKWLKKIRVKDAVLVGGLDKRYKDINQPIKWMKTSKSNIELNYPLLNKQLIVVGPLALFTVYAEIEDIPATVLLPYADRERLDPAAAAIAVETLNHIVGFKVDTKELYEDAKKIEQELQRQLEMIQKELSKSGVDRHYM encoded by the coding sequence GTGGAAGAAACGAAAATAGTCCTTAAAGAGATAACAGAGGAGAAGCTAAAGGATGCCATGTTCATTTCTGGCTTTAGGACTTTAGGAGAGGTGGGTTATCTTTCAATAAGGCATCTAATTCTAAGCAGGAAAATGAAGAGAATAGGATTCGTGATAACTAAGTATTTGCGCGATGTAACGTTCTTGGACGATTATGGTATAGCGACTCCATTTGAGTTATTCTATGATGAAGAGTTTCATACAGTTGCGCTTCTAAACCATTTACTTCCATTCCAGAGGGAGTGGAGCGAGTTCAGTCATGGGATAGTTAAGTGGTTGAAGAAAATAAGGGTCAAAGACGCAGTACTTGTAGGGGGTCTTGATAAGAGGTATAAAGATATCAACCAACCCATAAAATGGATGAAAACTAGTAAAAGTAATATAGAATTGAACTATCCATTGCTTAATAAGCAGCTTATAGTAGTAGGTCCTCTAGCGCTCTTCACAGTATATGCAGAAATTGAGGATATTCCAGCTACCGTCCTTCTCCCTTATGCTGACAGGGAAAGATTGGATCCTGCAGCCGCAGCGATAGCTGTGGAAACGTTGAATCATATTGTAGGATTTAAGGTAGATACAAAAGAACTTTATGAAGACGCCAAAAAAATAGAGCAAGAGCTTCAGAGACAACTGGAGATGATACAGAAAGAGTTATCCAAATCCGGAGTAGATAGACATTACATGTGA